The following DNA comes from Vigna radiata var. radiata cultivar VC1973A chromosome 4, Vradiata_ver6, whole genome shotgun sequence.
CAAACTCAATATTAACCAAAAGCTGAAGAATATAAAGGTTAAGTTCAAAGGAGACTAGAGAAGCGCTacagaacaaaaaaaatcactcaaatTAGCAAAATCTAGCCAAGCCACAAGCAAATATAAATTAGAAGGTCATTTTCTAGTTTGTATGATACCTAGTGAATTGTCGCTCCGATTCCGAAAGCTGAATGTGTGCGGAAACACGGAGTTGCATGgctaaaacaatttatttcacCATTCAAGATAAagttagtaaaaaaaatggagGGATATGCAGGTGGTTTCGATTTTCTTGAAtggaaattgaaaaaagaaagaaagaattagTTATTTACAGGATTAAGTAATGCCTTGTATGGAGAATCATCCAACAGCAACGTATTTGATTCATTATAGTATCCATTCTTCCATGGAAGATCCCAAATTTTCCTCAAATCTTTAAAAACAATTGGCTTGTGCTTGTTCTCGAGacttttgaatgttgttttagTACAATAAGAAAGATCCTACAAAAGTCAATAACATTTAATATGAGATGCAGAAAGTAGGCCATCATCTCAAGGTAACTCcaccaaaaacaaataaatcaagaaCAAACGAATTCACACACCGTGCCATGATAAAATAACATTCTAAATTGGCATATGCAAATTAATGCTATATCATGCCttgttcaaaacaaaaaccctaaagaggggaaagaagagaaaattaatatttaattttaatttccagCGGGGTGGCAAGATCACCGAGGAATAGAATTGCACGATAGAAAACCTGCATAGCCCCtaaagaaaaatagtattttgacaccccaattttttttattacaactatttaataattctaaataataatcaaacactaaattaagttattttactaaaatctaaattaaattattaaataaaaatgattgtGATATagatgtataaattttaaagagtTTCAAGATATCGCCTCCCTTTCCCAAatcgaaatatatatatatatatatatatatatatatatatatatatatatatatatatatatatatattaacaagtaaacaagaaagaaaaaaactgaaTGAATGATAAAAGAGGGTCTCAAACAtctaaacatataatttataccAAATTTACTAAAAGAGGGTCTGGGTCTCCACAGgacaaattatttgaaaatcaaGATCAAGAGTAGCCATATGAATTCACAGATGACGGATAAAATACTTACCCAACTAAAAAGTAACCTTTGTTTCATATTTCCCATCAAATAATTAATGacataattgatatttttcctacaaaatagtaaaatgaaaatttaatacgGCACAGATAAAAACATCATTAAAAGTGGCTACTGAAAAGATTATGCAGACAAAGTGAACACCAAAGCTTTTAACTGACATTTTAGAAAAAGATGGTTGAAGAATACCTGGTTCTTGAAGACCATATAGCCACTTCAAACTTCTCAAAGCAGAAGTTCAGGAAGTCAAGATAAAAGGGCCTCTTGAATACTAAAACGAAGCATAACTGGATTAGTAAAGAATGCATAAGGCACACCCACATAGTATAAAAAAAGTAGAATAACAGAGCTATTTCTCACGTGCTTTACGTCCTACGGTTGCATCTGCTTTACGATGCCTTGGAGGAGGAAAAACAATGTCCACAAGAAGCCCATTTAGATCAAGAACAATAAGCTTTTTCTTCAAAGATATAGTTGGCGGTTCAACTAAAGAAATCCGCAAAGTTTTTCgcttaacttttttctttcttttagaacTTTTAGAAACAGAAAGTTTCCTCATTTCATCACGGCGAGAAACCTGTCTGCCACTGTTTGcttcatttaatacagttgactcagTATTCGTAGCACTTTTTATACCTTCCTTTGGCATGCCACAAACTACtgttttgttttcctttctgCGGGGTTTCATCCTATATATCTTTAGTTAATTAGGTAAATTAGTGATGCAAGTAACACTATAATGGCAGTATAGATGACAGCAATCTTAATATACTAGCCTCCCAAGGTTGATTACCTTCTACTGTTCCACTGTCTTTTGTCCAAATGTACTCTGCAAATGTAGACATCAAAGGATTCAAATGATATATAGAATTGTACTTACAGAAAAATGAGCCAgttaaaacaaaagtaatttaATAACATAGAGTTTTGTAAAAAAGGTTTTGGGTAACTATACGGATTAAAAACAAACTAGAGAGACGATTTTTAACacaataaaaactttaatttaatacaataagaattttaatttaatttaattctatacTACCAATGAAACAACTAATTTGCATCAGTTATTATCTTAAtgacaatattttattagatatttataatataaaaaaaattataatatctcGAGACTTGAAAGTTATAAACATCAAGACACAACAGTATCATATGAAACAAGTTTgctatgttttataatataattattttaaaagctttTGCTACGTACAATTTGAACTCCTGTTACAAACATTGACCAGAGTTTGCAATATGAATGCATATAGCATATGCTATGCTCAGAAGGGAATGTTGGAGGTATTGTAGGGTTGggaaaacatttaattaaatacaccCTCAATTTGATATGTCACACTAATCATATTTAAGGAGGAGAAGTACTCGATACATTTAAGGTTTTAGGTAGTATTGAAATTTTAGATGATAGTATTGAATTCCTTAAATATTAGGGATTTTAATTATTAGGAATTTTCATTAGtagaaattttaattgttaggaGCTTTCAGGAATTCATATAATTAGGAGTTTTCAGTGGATAgaacttttaattatatttggcTTGggtataatgaataaaaatctCTGCACCTAATAGTATATAATACATTTACTCATGCGAAAATTCATCACTAATTCGACTATTACCAACATAGTATATGTCGTCaacaattattcaaaaattttctAAACCTGTCAATAATTTTACACAGGAACAAATTACcgtacaaaatatatatacagtTTTTTTTAACAGAATACACATACAATCTATACCAATCTCAGACAGTTATCCAAAATCAG
Coding sequences within:
- the LOC106758048 gene encoding ubiquitin-like domain-containing CTD phosphatase 1 isoform X1; this translates as MKPRRKENKTVVCGMPKEGIKSATNTESTVLNEANSGRQVSRRDEMRKLSVSKSSKRKKKVKRKTLRISLVEPPTISLKKKLIVLDLNGLLVDIVFPPPRHRKADATVGRKALFKRPFYLDFLNFCFEKFEVAIWSSRTRKNINYVINYLMGNMKQRLLFSWDLSYCTKTTFKSLENKHKPIVFKDLRKIWDLPWKNGYYNESNTLLLDDSPYKALLNPPCNSVFPHTFSFRNRSDNSLAAGGDLREYLDGLANAENVPEYVEQHPFGQSAIDEKSESWDFYSKVLDSLSTWKPEK
- the LOC106758048 gene encoding ubiquitin-like domain-containing CTD phosphatase 1 isoform X2 translates to MPKEGIKSATNTESTVLNEANSGRQVSRRDEMRKLSVSKSSKRKKKVKRKTLRISLVEPPTISLKKKLIVLDLNGLLVDIVFPPPRHRKADATVGRKALFKRPFYLDFLNFCFEKFEVAIWSSRTRKNINYVINYLMGNMKQRLLFSWDLSYCTKTTFKSLENKHKPIVFKDLRKIWDLPWKNGYYNESNTLLLDDSPYKALLNPPCNSVFPHTFSFRNRSDNSLAAGGDLREYLDGLANAENVPEYVEQHPFGQSAIDEKSESWDFYSKVLDSLSTWKPEK